A genomic window from Yarrowia lipolytica chromosome 1D, complete sequence includes:
- a CDS encoding uncharacterized protein (Compare to YALI0D25630g, uniprot|Q9UW08 Yarrowia lipolytica Alcohol dehydrogenase 1), with protein sequence MTTIPKTQKAVIFETSGGPLMYKDVPVPVPADDEILVNVKFSGVCHTDLHAWKGDWPLDTKLPLIGGHEGAGVVVAKGKNVTTFEIGDYAGIKWINKACYTCEFCQVSAEPNCPKATMSGYTHDGSFQQYATANAVQAAHIPKNCDLAQIAPILCAGITVYKALKTAGLKAGEWAAVTGAGGGLGSLAVQYAKAMGYRVLAIDTGADKEKMCKELGAEVFIDFAKSKDLVKDVQDATKGGPHAVINVSVSEFAVNQSVEYVRTLGTVVLVGLPAGAVCKSPIFQQVARSIQIKGSYVGNRADSQEAIEFFARGLVKSPIIIVGLSQLESVYKLMEEGKIAGRYVLDTYK encoded by the coding sequence atgaccaccatCCCCAAGACCCAGAAGGCTGTCATTTTCGAGACCTCCGGCGGTCCTCTCATGTACAAGGACGTGCCTGTGCCTGTTCctgccgacgacgagattCTCGTCAACGTCAAGTTTTCCGGAGTGTGCCACACTGACCTCCATGCCTGGAAGGGCGACTGGCCTCTTGACACCAAACTTCCTCTCATTGGCGGCCACGAGGGCGCCGGAGTTGTCGTggccaagggcaagaacgTGACCACCTTCGAAATCGGCGACTACGCCGGTATCAAGTGGATTAACAAGGCCTGTTACACCTGTGAGTTCTGCCAGGTGTCTGCCGAGCCCAACTGTCCTAAAGCTACCATGTCGGGATACACCCACGACGGCTCGTTCCAGCAGTACGCCACTGCCAACGCTGTCCAGGCAGCCCATATCCCCAAGAACTGCGACCTCGCCCAGATTGCTCCCATTCTCTGCGCCGGCATCACCGTCTACAAGGCTCTTAAGACCGCTGGCCTCAAGGCTGGTGAGTGGGCCGCCGTTAccggagctggaggaggcctCGGTTCTCTGGCCGTCCAGTACGCTAAGGCCATGGGCTACCGAGTGCTGGCCATTGACACCGGcgccgacaaggagaagatgtgCAAGGAGCTCGGCGCCGAGGTCTTCATCGACTTTGCTAAGTCCAAGGATCTGGTCAAGGACGTCCAGGATGCCACCAAGGGCGGACCCCACGCCGTTATCAACGTGTCTGTCTCCGAGTTTGCCGTCAACCAGTCCGTCGAGTACGTGCGAACTCTGGGCACCGTGGTTCTGGTCGGCCTGCCCGCTGGAGCTGTCTGCAAGTCGCCCATCTTCCAGCAAGTGGCTCGATCCATTCAGATCAAGGGTTCCTATGTTGGCAACCGAGCCGACTCGCAGGAGGCCATTGAATTCTTCGCCCGGGGCCTTGTCAAGTCTCCCATTATTATTGTGGGTCTTTCCCAGCTGGAGTCCGTCTACAAGctgatggaggagggcaagaTTGCCGGCAGATACGTTCTGGACACTTACAAGTAA
- a CDS encoding uncharacterized protein (Compare to YALI0D25608g, no similarity), whose product MSRKDAWPTEQIDALFAVFDSVGPKELNEKMRPGARFGDFMEQACMGVFGQVEPRLMTRVRSRVARIKRDFLDYLILLREKERDPSVADEEYSKKLALLYQRLPKSLIGLQVTFDLKEDAVDSEEDVLKPTRSSTPPVTKPKPLFRVPVDKTKVRDNKIPAHDDRVPLDTLTTKYKLDGYGGGATVEKMSENGPTSTGSAPDKSIQIGEEDILSGPKNQVSAAEALRREEAEAAKVQREREERLRLRRESSEARSLFETEEHDQNSDTKTSEKSEKSETPVSKSESRSLLRKKRRLVVTEAKSKNLEMALSDEYEDPIFALAEKKTQLKETASETPASPPVGSRNVGVELEQTRSQSKDQPDSTSKTMDRQYRPPKVHRSDSDSDSDIGSRAELFSLPTSTPKAAKRHSFVQERPSPTKRNSSRLQRSSVRLDDEVDDDPISRSDRRSRSVQVSDLEPGQGDLVELQHPVTGRVSVDADQMYQLALPGGTSTTVPTEAPKRKRGRPRKDVYTMDDDALFPPSVGSSRTSATDSRPAKKKTQVSMSSANERRSSIMTSTPHPDTSMSSNYLPQYLESMQQFLRSVERLYILADGDTAMRRALAQLVQATTEKIERSVDDGKLP is encoded by the coding sequence ATGTCGCGAAAAGACGCGTGGCCGACGGAGCAGATCGACGCTCTCTTTGCTGTGTTCGACAGCGTGGGTCCCAAGGAGCTGAACGAGAAGATGCGACCTGGGGCTCGGTTCGGAGACTTCATGGAACAGGCTTGTATGGGTGTGTTTGGCCAGGTGGAGCCCAGATTGATGACACGTGTGCGGAGCCGGGTAGCCCGAATCAAGCGTGATTTCCTAGATTATCTGATTCTGCTTCGAGAAAAAGAACGAGATCCTTCGGTGGCCGACGAGGAGTACTCCAAAAAGCTGGCTCTTCTGTACCAGCGCCTACCAAAGAGTCTTATTGGTCTGCAAGTGACGTTTGACCTAAAGGAGGATGCTGTGGACAGCGAGGAGGATGTGTTGAAaccgacaaggagctctACCCCACCGGTTACTAAGCCAAAGCCACTTTTTCGAGTCCCTgtcgacaagaccaaggtcAGAGACAACAAAATACCCGCTCACGACGATAGAGTTCCCCTGGACACTCTCACGACAAAATACAAGCTGGACGGGTACGGTGGAGGTGCCACCGTGGAAAAAATGTCTGAAAATGGTCCCACATCAACGGGCAGTGCTCCTGACAAATCAATTCAGATAGGAGAGGAGGATATTTTGTCTGGGCCGAAAAACCAGGTTTCTGCCGCGGAAGCTCTCCGGAGGGAGGAAGCTGAGGCTGCCAAAGTCCAGAGAGAACGAGAAGAGAGGCTCCGACTGCGCAGGGAGAGTTCCGAAGCACGGAGTTTGTTTGAGACAGAGGAACATGACCAGAATTCCGATACCAAGACGTCTGAAAAATCTGAAAAGTCTGAGACGCCGGTCTCGAAGTCAGAGTCGAGAAGCCTTTTGCGCAAAAAGAGGCGACTCGTAGTTACTGAGGCCAAGTCAAAAAATCTTGAGATGGCATTGTCTGATGAGTATGAAGACCCGATCTTCGCGCTCGCGGAAAAGAAAACGCAACTAAAGGAGACTGCCTCAGAAACACCAGCTTCACCACCGGTAGGTAGTAGGAACGTGGGCGTGGAGCTGGAACAGACAAGATCCCAATCGAAAGATCAACCCGATTCCACCTCAAAGACGATGGACCGACAATACAGACCTCCTAAAGTGCACCGATCCGATTCAGACTCTGATAGCGATATCGGGTCGCGTGCAgagctcttctctcttcctACCAGCACTCCCAAGGCCGCCAAACGCCACAGCTTTGTCCAGGAGCGCCCCAGTCCCACCAAACGCAACTCTTCGCGCTTGCAGCGAAGCAGCGTTCGTTTGGACGATGAGGTTGACGATGATCCCATTTCAAGAAGCGACCGCAGGTCGAGAAGTGTGCAGGTGTCCGACCTGGAACCTGGTCAAGGAGACTTGGTTGAACTGCAACACCCTGTGACAGGTAGGGTATCTGTTGATGCAGACCAAATGTATCAACTGGCTCTCCCAGGTGGAACTTCTACTACAGTTCCAACTGAAGCACCTAAAAGAAAGCGTGGAAGACCTAGAAAAGATGTCTATACCATGGACGATGATGCCCTTTTCCCACCTTCTGTAGGTTCTTCCAGAACCTCTGCTACCGACTCCAGAcctgccaagaagaaaacTCAAGTCTCCATGTCTAGTGCAAATGAAAGACGCAGCTCCATTATGACGTCTACGCCGCACCCAGACACATCCATGTCGTCAAACTACCTGCCTCAGTACCTGGAAAGTATGCAGCAGTTTCTTAGGTCTGTGGAACGGCTATACATTCTAGCTGATGGAGATACTGCCATGCGACGAGCTCTTGCTCAGCTGGTGCAAGCAACCACCGAGAAGATTGAGAGGTCAGTTGATGATGGAAAGTTACCATAG
- a CDS encoding uncharacterized protein (Compare to YALI0D25674g, weakly similar to uniprot|Q12311 Saccharomyces cerevisiae YPR031w, similar to Saccharomyces cerevisiae NTO1 (YPR031W); ancestral locus Anc_7.439): MDNSLLGIHNAYGKPREEIPHQEFHSDLDLTEKLDCYTDDQSYREPPPNPRLDPTVRLNKASFTLLPMDEFDLDVTPALEQIGYQMTEEFTLPDEYMQEQPEVEGVEYDMDEQDAFFMDMVTEQWPPAEDSRDSGESGADGAPDTDQAVASDSATSPPPSSPTYNADGQLILRGYTPEPPQGPFPPTHEMFEYVVTLIERHWFSLASSMPPKPPQTHDEMDSLDDQACCICGESECDNSNAIVYCDGCDMACHQECYGVTHIPEGQWLCRKCSFSRARRRNKKGTCIFCPSQVGAFKMTTQKNWGHVICALWIPEIKIGGRNMEPISHVRDVPRSRWKLHCYICKQRMGACIQCARGSCVQAFHVTCARRAGLQMEMLHGVQGAIFDAGSMRAYCHNHGGDDDTLMRIKALRKWFAERYDGKGRRKAIEDVATTTESSELGSEAPTPGGGEGNVATTTVEDVVSTPVDTPVEMGTSQTPQPATPCGEEGRDFPTPSEADQTVVTEVYPTWKTPAGTPLLPKVIIDRICDALEPFKISHCRKFVTMVARYWALKREFKRGAALIKRLNIALENSQAVASTQLESVEDRQKRYRDMIVLINELERIKVRVKLLAERESVKLDYLKVQGELIRTLLLPVTALCLRLCDEMTEQDSNGYFLEIPEIPGYREVVECPMSMTEIREKTLNLEYDHVAQMLPDFEVMFDNAFVYNDSEAPVCVEATRLRGVVRGLVEEYTEKEKEKEYQRCFGEGEKGEVGKEVREAQKRPFTAIE; the protein is encoded by the coding sequence ATGGACAACTCCCTCCTGGGCATCCACAACGCCTATGGCAAGCCGCGGGAAGAAATCCCGCACCAGGAATTCCACTCGGATCTCGATCTTACCGAGAAACTCGATTGTTATACGGACGACCAGAGTTATCGAGAACCGCCTCCAAATCCGCGTCTGGACCCAACAGTGAGACTCAACAAGGCCAGTTTCACCCTTCTGCCCATGGACGAGTTTGATCTGGACGTGACGCCCGCGCTGGAACAGATAGGATACCAGATGACTGAAGAGTTTACCTTGCCTGATGAATACATGCAAGAACAGCCCGAGGTGGAAGGGGTGGAATATGATATGGACGAGCAGGATGCTTTTTTCATGGATATGGTTACGGAACAGTGGCCACCCGCCGAAGATAGCAGAGATTCCGGTGAAAGTGGTGCCGATGGTGCTCCCGATACCGATCAAGCTGTTGCTTCAGACTCAGCTacttcaccaccaccttcatCACCCACATACAACGCCGATGGACAACTCATTCTCCGAGGATACACACCGGAACCGCCACAAGGACCGTTTCCGCCGACTCACGAAATGTTTGAATACGTGGTTACTCTCATAGAACGCCACTGGTTCTCGCTGGCATCTTCCATGCCTCCAAAGCCGCCCCAGACACACGACGAAATGGACTCGCTGGATGACCAAGCATGTTGCATCTGCGGCGAGTCCGAGTGTGACAACTCTAACGCCATTGTATACTGCGACGGCTGCGATATGGCGTGTCATCAGGAATGCTACGGAGTGACCCACATTCCTGAGGGCCAGTGGCTGTGTCGAAAATGCAGCTTCTCACGTGCGCGACGACGAAACAAGAAGGGAACGTGCATCTTTTGTCCTTCCCAGGTTGGAGCATTCAAAATGACCACGCAAAAGAACTGGGGACATGTTATTTGCGCGTTGTGGATCCCCGAAATCAAGATTGGTGGTCGCAACATGGAGCCCATCAGTCACGTCCGTGACGTCCCCCGTAGCCGCTGGAAGCTACATTGTTACATTTGCAAGCAGCGCATGGGTGCATGTATCCAATGTGCACGGGGCAGCTGTGTGCAGGCctttcacgtgacctgtGCCAGACGAGCAGGTCTACAGATGGAAATGCTCCATGGCGTTCAGGGCGCAATTTTTGATGCAGGATCTATGAGAGCGTATTGTCACAATCATGGAGGAGACGACGACACTCTAATGAGGATAAAGGCGCTGCGAAAGTGGTTTGCCGAGAGGTATGATGGTAAAGGTAGGAGgaaggccattgaggacGTTGCTACTACGACAGAGTCCTCTGAACTTGGTAGCGAAGCTCCTACTCCGGGAGGTGGGGAGGGAAATGTGGCTACGACAACGGTCGAAGACGTTGTTAGTACCCCTGTGGACACGCCTGTCGAAATGGGCACCTCACAGACCCCTCAGCCAGCTACTCCTTGTGGAGAGGAAGGCAGGGACTTCCCAACTCCCTCAGAAGCAGATCAAACAGTTGTTACTGAGGTCTATCCCACCTGGAAAACACCCGCAGGTACTCCTCTTCTGCCCAAAGTCATCATCGACCGCATCTGTGATGCTTTGGAGCCGTTCAAGATCTCGCACTGTCGCAAGTTTGTGACTATGGTGGCCCGGTACTGGGCTCTGAAGCGGGAGTTCAAACGGGGCGCTGCGCTCATCAAACGGCTCAATATCGCTCTGGAAAACTCGCAAGCTGTGGCCTCCACTCAACTCGAGTCTGTGGAGGACAGACAGAAGCGATACAGAGACATGATTGTCCTGATAAACGAGCTGGAGCGAATCAAGGTGCGGGTAAAGCTACTTGCTGAACGAGAATCCGTCAAGCTGGATTATCTCAAGGTCCAGGGTGAGCTCATCCGAACGCTTCTCCTGCCTGTTACAGCCCTATGTCTCAGGCTGTGCGACGAGATGACCGAGCAGGATTCCAATGGGTACTTTCTGGAGATTCCCGAGATTCCGGGTTACAGAGAGGTGGTCGAATGCCCCATGTCCATGACGGAGATTCGGGAAAAGACCCTGAATCTGGAGTACGACCATGTGGCCCAGATGCTGCCAGACTTCGAAGTCATGTTTGACAATGCGTTTGTCTACAATGATAGTGAAGCTcctgtgtgtgtggaggCCACGAGATTAAGGGGCGTGGTGAGAGGGCTGGTGGAAGAATACacggagaaggagaaggagaaagagTACCAGAGGTGTTTTGGGGAGGGGGAGAAAGGGGAGGTAGGGAAGGAGGTGAGAGAGGCGCAGAAGAGGCCGTTCACTGCTATTGAGTAG
- a CDS encoding uncharacterized protein (Compare to YALI0D25652g, similar to Saccharomyces cerevisiae PRP11 (YDL043C); ancestral locus Anc_3.150, similar to uniprot|Q7ZVD4 Similar to Brachydanio rerio splicing factor 3a subunit), whose product MTHSVLSAPTVLKRPPSIGSFTSNTNSGGGMASESQANLHRRERLRKLASEQLDISKDPYIFKNHLGYFECRLCLTSHVTDGSYLSHTQGKRHQQNLAKRGAQSRDGPREQNRELSGANKIHIKKSALKIGRPGYKITKVKDPLTKQLGLLMQINFAEIGTGVTPRYRFMSAFEQKVDVPADRRFQYLLIAAEPYETIAFKIPAKELDQHPSKFWNHWDKDRRDYVLQVMFKAERQA is encoded by the coding sequence ATGACACATTCTGTCCTGTCCGCCCCTACCGTGCTAAAACGACCACCGTCTATCGGGTCATTCACTAGCAATACTAACTCAGGCGGCGGAATGGCCTCTGAATCTCAAGCCAATCTTCACCGACGAGAACGGCTCCGAAAACTCGCTAGTGAACAGCTCGACATTTCCAAAGACCCATACATTTTCAAGAACCACCTGGGCTACTTTGAATGTCGCCTCTGCCTCAccagtcatgtgaccgaCGGTAGCTATCTCTCCCACACCCAAGGCAAGCGGCATCAACAAAACTTAGCCAAGAGAGGAGCTCAGAGTCGAGATGGACCCAGGGAGCAGAACCGGGAACTATCCGGAGCCAACAAAATCCACATTAAGAAATCTGCGCTCAAAATCGGCCGTCCCGGTTACAAGATCACCAAGGTGAAGGACCCGCTGACCAAGCAGCTGGGTCTGCTTATGCAGATCAACTTTGCAGAGATTGGCACGGGAGTCACCCCAAGATACAGATTCATGTCTGCGTTCGAGCAAAAGGTGGACGTTCCGGCAGACAGAAGGTTTCAGTATCTGTTGATTGCGGCTGAGCCGTATGAGACAATTGCTTTCAAGATCCCTGCGAAGGAGCTGGATCAGCATCCGAGTAAGTTTTGGAACCATTGGGATAAGGATCGCAGGGATTATGTGTTGCAGGTCATGTTCAAAGCAGAGCGACAAGCATAA